The DNA window TGAccaaaaaacttcattttttttgctttttttgacaAAGCTTTgacccaaacccaacccaaaccctctCAGCAGGCCCAGAGCGGCAGCACCGGAAAAACGGAGCCGGAACGGAACCGGGAAAAGAACGGGAAAgaacgggaaaaatggggaaaaaatggggaaaaaatggggaaaaaatggtgaaaaaatcacaaaaaatggtgaaaaaatgggaaaaaatggggaaaaaatggcaaaaaattggcaaaaaaatggcaaaaaattgtgaaaaatacggaaaaaaacgggaaaagaTCCAAAAacaattgggaaaaaatgggaaaaaattctcaaaaaaatcacaaaaaaggcaccaaaaaataggaaaaaaataggaaaaaaatcgtaaaaaaattgcaaaaatcaaaaaaaaattggaaaaaaatggtaaaaaatcaccaaaaaaatggggaaaaaatggcaaaaaatccccaaaaaatcccaaaacaactcaaaaaaatctccaaaataatccctaaaaaatcacaaaaaatccctaaaaaatcccataaaatcccataaaacccaacccaaccacGACCACCCAACACGCGATGACCCAACCCAAGAACCACAACAAAACCACTCCAAAATTGGCATTTTTTGAccaaaaaacttcattttttttgctttttttgacaAAGCTTTGACCCAAACccatccaaacccatcccaaacgCTCTCAGCAGGCCCAGAGCGGCAGCACCTCACCGCCGGTGCCGTGCGTGCGCTGGTGGCGCTTGTGGTGCGAGctgcggctgaagctcttgccGCAGACGCCGCAGCCGTAGGGTTTCTCGCCGCTGTGGATGCGGCGGTGCTGGCTGAGCGTGGATTTGTCGGTGAAGCTCTTGCCGCAGTCGCCGCAGCCGTAGGGCCGCTCGCCGGTGTGGATGCGGCGGTGCCGGATCAGGTTGGAGCTGACGTTGAAGCGCTTGCCGCAGTGGCCGCAGGCGTACGGCCGCTCGCCCGTGTGGATGCGCAGGTGCTTGACCAGGTCCGAGCTCTGGCCGAAGCTCTGCCAGCACTGGCCGCAGGTGTTGGGCAGCGAGGGAgctttgggggattttgggggttttttggggttttttgggggttttttgggggttttttggggggttttggtgAAGGTTTTGCCGCAGTCCACGCAgtggtggggaggggagggtgggggagggggaggggagggtgggggaggggtttgcCGCAGTccaggcaggaggggagggggaggggtgGGGCGGGGGTCAGCGGAGGGGTCAGCGGTGGGGGTGTGGTGGTCACTGGGGGTGGCCTGGTGGCCACCGGGGACATCTCGATGACCACTGGAGACACCTCGATGACCACTGGAAACATCTCGATGACCACTGGGGGACACCTCGATGACCACTGGAGACACCTCGATGACCACTGGTGATGTCCTGATGACCAATGGGGACATCCTGGTGACCACTGGGGACACCTCGATGACCACTGGGGACATCCTGGTGACCACTGGGGACATCTCGATGACCACTGGAGACACCCCGATGACCACTGGGGACATCTCGATGACCACTGGAGACACCCCGATGACCACTGGGGACATCTCGATGACCACTGGCGATGTCCTGATGACCACTGGTGACACCTCGATGACCACTGGGGACGCCCCGACGAGCCCGCGCCAATCCGATGACCACTGGGGACATCCTGGTGACCACTGGGGACACCTCGATGACCACTGGGGACATCTCGATGACCACTGGCGACATCCTGATGACCACTGGTGAGGTCTTGGTGACCATCAGAACCACCTCGATGACCACCGGGAACACCTCGATGACCACTGGAAACACCTCGATGACCAATCCGATGACCACCGGGGACATCTCGATGACCACTGGCGGGACTCCGCTGACCGCCGGCACCTCGGCGACCGCCGGCACCTCGATGACCACCGGCCACAGCCTGCTGACCACTGGCAAGGTTCTGCTGACCACTGGGGACATCCTGATGACCACTGGGGACATCCTGATGACCACTGGCAAGATCCCGATGACCACCAGCAGCGTCCCACTGACCGTCACCATCCCGATGACCACCGGCAAGATCCCGCTGACCACCAAGACCTCGATGACCACCAATGACGTCCTGATGACCACCGGCACCTCGCTGACCACTGGGGACATCCTGATGACCAACTGGCGAGGTTCCGCTGACCACCACCGACATTCCGCTGACCACCAACCCCTCGCTGACCACCAGCGACATCCTGATGACCACCAGCAAGATCCTGATGACCACTGGCGACATCCTGATGACCACCAACACCTCGATGACCACTGGTGAGGTTCCGCTGACCACCAACCCCTTGCTGACCACCAGCAACATCCTGATGACCACTGGTGACATCCTGATGACCACCAACACCTCGATGACCACTGGTGAGGTTCCGCTGACCACCACCAACACCTCGATGACCACCAACGACATCCTGATGACCACAGCAAGATCCTGATGACCACTGGCGACATCCTGATGACCACCAACACCTCGATGACCACTGCGAGGTTCCGCTGACCACCAACACCTCGCTGACCACCAACGACATCCTGATGACCACCAGCAAGATCCTGATGACCACTGGCGACATCTGATGACCACCAACACCTCGATGACCACTGGCGAGGTTCCGCTGACCACCAAGCCCTCGCTGCCCACGGTCACCGGCGTGGCCGGAGTGACCACGGGAGTGACCACGGGAGTGAGCGGGGAGGGGTCAGAGTGACCAGGGGAGGGGTCAGAGTgatggggggaggggtcagggtGACCAGGGGAGGGGTCAGGGTGACCGGGGGAGGGGTCAGAGTGACCaggggaggggtcaggggtgatggggggaggggtcagagTGAGCGGGGGAGGGGTCAGGGTGatgggggaggggtcagggtGACCGGGGGAGGGGTCAGAGTGACCAGGGGAGGGGTCAGGGTgatggggggaggggtcagggtgaccaggggaggggtcagggtgatggggggaggggtcagagTGACCGGGGGAGGGGTCAGGGTGACCAGGGGAGTGTCCGGAGTGTCCGGAGTGTCCGGAGTGACCGCGGCGATGCTCGGCCAGGGCGGAGCCGCGCTCGAAGCTTTTCCCGCACTCCACACAAATATTGGGGGGCTCCGgggcccctccccccgcccTGCGGGGTCTCCCCGggctctccttcctcttcctccccccccccggggcacccccgcccctccccccctcccctcccccaccccggaAGCGTTTGGGAGGCAtcggcccctccccccacccagaaaaaaaagggggggaaaaaacccagaaaaaaaaaaattaaaaaaaaataaaaattaaaaattaaacttaaaaaatgagaaaaaatagtttaaaaaataaggaaaaattagtttaaaaataaggaaaaattagttaaaaaaaaaggaaaaattagtttaaaaaataaggaaaaatgagtttaaaaaataaggaaaaattaatttaaaggataagaaaaaaattaagtacaaaaaataactgaaaattgatttaaaagtaACAGAGAtggagttaaaaataaaaaaaaaaaaggaaattagaaaaaaaataaagagaaaatgaattTGAAGAATAAcggaaaattaaattaaaagtaagaaaaagttaattaaaaagtaACAGAAAGTGGATTAAAAAGTAACAAGAAATTaggttaaaaaaaccaaaaaataagtttaaaaaataacaaaaaagtaattaaacaataataacaaaaaataggttaaaaaataacaaaaaattaattaaaaaataataacaaaaaatgggttcaaaataacaaaaaattaattaaaaaataataacaaagaATTCCCCCGCTTCCCTCGAAAAGTGGCGagaaattcccccccaaaaaatttaaaaaaacaacagaaaataaattaaaatataacaaaaaaaaattaattaaaaaataacagaaagttgattaaaaaaaaaccaaaaaattttcccccctccccctcaaAAAACGCCGAGAAAACCCCCcgaaaaatttaaagaaataacaaaaaactaaatttataaaaataagagaaaatgaactaagaaaacaacaaaaaataaattaaaaaaataattaaaaaatataaaaatataaattaaaaaaaaccccaaagattcCCCCCCTTCTTCCCAAAAATCGCTGAGAAAACCCCCANNNNNNNNNNNNNNNNNNNNNNNNNNNNNNNNNNNNNNNNNNNNNNNNNNNNNNNNNNNNNNNNNNNNNNNNNNNNNNNNNNNNNNNNNNNNNNNNNNNNNNNNNNNNNNNNNNNNNNNNNNNNNNNNNNNNNNNNNNNNNNNNNNNNNNNNNNNNNNNNNNNNNNNNNNNNNNNNNNNNNNNNNNNNNNNNNNNNNNNNttgggggaggggaggaaaacgCCCCAggaaatttttttggggggtggggagggggaaaaaaaaaattaaattttttgtggggtgggggaggggaaaaaaaaacccaaaaaaaaaatttggggggtgggggaggggaaaacacccccccccccccaaaaattgggggtgtgggggaggggggaaaaaaaaaaattaaaattttttggggggtgggggaggggaaaaaataccccgaaaaaattggggggggtgggggaggggaaaaaacaaaattaaaatttgggggggggtgggggaggggtaaAAACcccccaggattttttttttgggggggtgggggggaggggaaaaaaacccgaaaaaaatttgggggggtgggggaggggaaaaaataaaaacaaaaaaaaatttgggggggtgggggaggggaaaaaaatgaaaaaaaaaatttgggggggtgggggaggggtaaAAACCCCCCGGGAAATTTTTtcggggggtgggggaggggcggaggcgagcaaaacaaaaatgtcaCCCCCCAAAAATGTCACCGGAccgggtggggggaggggcggggcccTCGGGTGGCGCCGGCACGTgagagggtgggggaggggcggggccccaaaaaaaaaaataaatgagaccCAAAAAATtgcccctcccctcccccaccctccgGGGTTTTACCCGAAAttctcaaatcccaaaaattttcccccaaaatcctcaaaattcccccaaagtttcccaaaaatctccccaaaaatccccccaaaattttccccaaatttttccccaaaaatcgcCCCCAAAATCTTcctcaaatccccaaaaatctccccccaaaaattcccccaaatccccccaaaattttccccaaatatcgcccccaaatctccccaaaattccccccaaatccccaaaatttcccccaaaattttccccaaaatcgCCCCCGAAATCtcccctcaaattcccaaatcccccaaaatccccaaatctcctcaaatccccccaaaatctccccaaatcccctctaaatccccccaaattcccaaaatctcccccaaatttcgaaaatctcccccaaaatcccgaaaatctccctgaaattccccccaaacccccaaaatctcccccaaattccccaaaattcccccaaatcccccaaatctccccagaacccccccaaaaccccccaaatttcgaaaatctccccaaaatcccccccaaacccccaaaatctcccccaaattgccccaaacctccccaaaatctcccccaaatctcgaaaatcttccccaaaatccccctcaaagcccccaaaattccccaaatttcccccaaatttccccaaatcccctcccccccatcacctgccgcccctccccctcccccaaacccccccaaatcccccccaaatctccccgaaattgccccaaaattcccccaaatctccccaaaattcctcaaaatcccctcCTCCATCACctgccgcccctccccctcctcctccgcccctcccccacccgaaaatccccccaaatctccccaaaattccccaaaatcgctcccaaacccccccaaatcccctcccccatcacctgccgcccctccccctcctcctccgcccctcccccacccgaaaacccccccccaaaatatccccaaatccccccaaatttcgaaaatctccccaaaattccccaaatctccccaaaatcccccccaaatcccctcccccctctcacctgccgcccctccccctcctcctccgcccctcccccacccgaaaatccccccaaatctccccgaaattgtcccaaaatgccccaaaatttccccaaaatccccctcaaaccccctcccccatcacctgccgcccctcccccacccccaaaacccccctaaatcccccaaatctccccgaaattgccccaaaattcccccaaatctccccaaaatcccccccaaatcccctcccccatcacctgcctcccctccccctcctccgcccctcccccacccgaaaatccccccaaatctccccgaaattgccccaaaatgccccaaatctccccaaaattccccccaaatcccctcccccctctcacctgccgcccctcccccacccccaaaacccccctaaaTCCTCCAAATCTCCCCgaaattgccccaaaattccccaaaatccccccggctcccctccccctcctccgccgcccctcccccacccgaaaatcccccccaaatctccccgaAATtgtcccaaatttccccaaaatttccccaaaatccccccaaatcccctcccccatcacctgccgcccctcccccacccccaaaacccccctaaatcccccaaatctccccgaaattgccccaaaatccccccaaatcccccccaaatctccccgaaattgccccaaaatcccccccaaatcccctccccccctctcacctgcagcccctcctcctccgcccctcccccaccccaaaacccccccaaaatatccccaaatccccccaaatttcgaaaatctccccaaaattccccaaaatcctcctcaaatcccctcccccTCTCACctgcctcccctccccctcctcctccgcccctcccccacccgaaaatccccccaaatcccccccaaatctccccgaaattgccccaaaattcccccaaaatcccccccaaatcccctcccccgTCAcctgccgcccctcccccacccccaaaacccccctaaatcccccaaatctccccgaaattgccccaaaatccccccaaatctccccaaaattcctcaaaatcccccccaaatcccctcccccctcTCACCTtccgcccctccccctcctcctccgcccctcccccacccccaaaacccccccaaatctccccgaaattgtcccaaaatgccccaaaatttccccaaaatcccccccaaaccccctcccccctctcacctgccgcccctccccctcctcctccgcccctcccccacccccaaaacccccctaaatcccccaaatctccccgaaattgccccaaaatccccccaaatcccccccaaatctccccgaaattgccccaaaattcccccaaatctccccaaaattccccaaaatcccccccaaatcccctcccccctctcacctgccgcccctccccctcctcctccgcccctcccccacccccccgccgcccctccccccgctccccgcGAGCCTCCGGGCGATTCGAGCCTCGATGGCCAAAGGCACGGCCCGGTGAGCCCGGCCCGCCGGACAGCGCTGACCACACTGCGGACAGCGGCCGGACACCGCGGGGAGCGGACAGCGGGGGGACGGAGCGGCCGGAGCGGCCGGAGGGGTCACTCCAGGGGCCGGAGGGGTCACTCCAGGGGCCGGAGGGGTCACTCCAGGGGTCAGCGGGGTCACTCCAGGGGCCGCAGGGGTCACTCCAGGGGCCGGAGGGGTCACTCCAGGGGACGGAGGGGTCACTGAAGCGGTCAGCGGGGCTGGAGTGGCCGGAGCGGTCACTGGAGTGGCCGGAGTGGTCAGTCGGACTGCAGTGGTCACTGGAGCAGTTGGAGTGGTCACTCGAGGGGTCACTCGAGGGGTCACTGGAGTGGCCGGAGCGGTCACTGGAGCAGTTGGAGTGGTCACTCGGACTGGAGAGGTCACTGGAGTGGCCGCAGTGGTCACTGGAGCAGTTGGAGTGGTCACTCGATGGGTCACCGGAGTGGTCAGTCGGACTGGAGTGGTCACTCGAGTGGTCACTGGAGCGGTCAGCGGGGTCGGAGTGGCCGGAGCGGTCACTGGAGTGCTCAGCCGAGTGGTCAGCGGGGCCGGAGTGGTCACTAAAGTGGCCGGAGTGGTCACTCGAGGGGTCACTGGAGTGCTCAGCCGGGCATTCAGAGTGGCCGGAGCGGTGTCCACAGTGGTCAGTCTGTCCCGAGCAGTGGTCAGTCTGTACCCAGCAGTGGTCAGTCTGTCCCGAGCAGTGGTCAGTCTGTCCCCAGCAGTGGTCAGTCTGTCCCCAGCAGTGGATGGAGCAGCGGTCAGTCTGTCCCGAGCACTGGTCAGTCTGTCGGCAGTGGTCAGTGTGTCCGGAGTGTCCGGAGTGTCCGGAGCGAGGCACTGACCGCAGCAGCAGTGACCACACGGCAGCCGCAGCGGGTCCGCAGTGTCCGGAGCGGTGTCCGCGGTGGTCAGTCTGTCCGGAGCGGCGGTCAGTCTGTCCGGAGCGGCGGTCAGTCTGTCCGGAGCGGTGTCCGGAGCACTGGTCAGTGTGTCCGGAGTGTCCGGAGTGTCCGGAGTGTCCGGAGCGAGGCACTGACCGCAGCAGCAGTGACCGCACGGCAGCCGCAGCGGGTCCCGCACGGGCTCCCCGCAGCCCGGACACGCCGCGGCCGCCAAGAGCTGAGCCAGGGGACCCCgggacggacagacggacaccgGCGACAtccggacagacggacacgggacGGACAccgggacagacggacagacggacacggggacaccggggataccggggacagacggacagaccGACACGGACAGgtgggacagacggacaggtgggacagacagagggacacggggacagagggacagacagagggacagacgggacagaggggacagacggacagacagagggacacggacagagggacaggagggacggtgggacaggaggacagagggacagacggagggacacggggacggacagagggacagggagagagggacagacagagggacacggacaggaaggacagagggacaggagggacacggggacagacagagggacaggagggacagacGGACCCCGGGAGCCGGGGACGCGGACAGAGGGATtcggggacagacggacagacggacagacggacagacagagggacaggagcgACAGCCACGGGGACGGGAGCGACAGGTGGGGACGGGAGGGGACGGaactgggacagggggaggggacaggaggtgacaccgctgggagaggtgggggtggggctgggacagggggaggggacagggacaggaggtgacacctctggggacaggaggtgacaccttTGGGAGAGGTgggggtggggctgggacaggaggtgacacctctggggacaggagcgacacctctggggacaggaggtgacaccttTGGGATGGGTGGGACCtttggggacaggaggtgacaccgcTGGGAGAGGTGGGGgcggggctgggacagggggaggggacagggacaggaggtgacacctttggggacaggaggtgacacctttggggacaggaggtgacacctttgggagaggaggggacagggagtgGCACCTTTGGGGACAGGAGcgacaggtggggacagggtgtGGCAccgctggggacaggaggggacagaactggggcagggggaggggacaggggacaggaggtgacaccttTGGGAGAGGTgggggtggggctgggacagggggtgacacctttaggacaggaggtgacacctctggggacagggagcgaCACCTCTGGGATGGGCGGGACCTTTGGGGACAGGTGGAAcccgtggggacaggaggggacagaactgggacagggggaggggacagggacaggagcggCACCtttggggacaggaggtgacacctttgggacaggaggtgacaccttTGGGATGGGCGGGAcctttggggacagggagggacctTTGGGGACAGGTGGAAcccgtggggacaggaggggacagaactggggcagggggaggggacagggacagggagcgaCACctttggggacaggaggggacagagccgggacaggggggaggggacagaggtgacacctTTGGGACCGATGGGGACGGAACTGGGACAGGGGAGGAGCCGGGACACGGACGGGGGTGGCCTTTGGGGACCTTTGGGGACCTTTGGGGACCTTCGGGGGCGGTCGCAAAGGCGGGGACGGGAGAGActcgggaattcgggaatttaCCCGGGAATTGTTCGGGAAATCGGGAATTTATCCGGGAATTTATCCCggaatttatttgggaatttatCCGGGAATTATTCGGGAAATCGGGAATTTATCCGGGAATTTATCCCggaatttatttgggaatttatCCGGGAAATCGGGAATTTATCCGGGAATTTATCCGGGAAATCGGGAATTTATCCGGGAATTTATTCGGGAATTTATCCGGGAATTTATTCGGGAATTATTCAGGAATTGTCGGGGAATTTATCCCGGAATTTATTCGGGAATTTATTCGGGAAACCGGGAATTTATCCGGGATTTTTTTCGGGAATTACTCGGGAATTGTTCGGGAATTACTCGGGAAATTTAGGAATTATCCGGGAATTTATTTGAGAAATCGGGAATTTATCCGGGagtttattcattattttttggggggaattacttgggaattatttgggaattacTCGGGAATTAttcaggaaattggggaataATTCGGGAATTTATTCAATAATTTTTCGGGAATTTACtcaggaaatttgggaatttattCGGGAATTATTCGGGAATTTACTCGGGAAATTTGAGAATTATtcgggaattctttgggaattatCTGGGAATTATTAGGAATTATTCGGGAATTATCCGGGAATGGGAACAACACAAGGGCGGGGCCGGGGAGGGACcggaaattcgggaatttgggaattcgggAACAACGCAAAGGGCGGGGCCGGGAAATTCCGGGCCACGGAGCGACCTTGGAATGTCGGGGAGGGgcccgggaattttgggaattatccgggaattatttgggaattatttaGGGATTATTCGGGAATTATTCTGGAATTATTCGGGAATTATTTGGGGATTATTGGGGAATTATtagggaattatttgggaataatttgggaat is part of the Poecile atricapillus isolate bPoeAtr1 chromosome 26, bPoeAtr1.hap1, whole genome shotgun sequence genome and encodes:
- the LOC131588425 gene encoding uncharacterized protein LOC131588425; protein product: MSPVSVCPSRGPLAQLLAAAACPGCGEPVRDPLRLPCGHCCCGQCLAPDTPDTPDTPDTLTSAPDTAPDRLTAAPDRLTAAPDRLTTADTAPDTADPLRLPCGHCCCGQCLAPDTPDTPDTLTTADRLTSARDRLTAAPSTAGDRLTTAGDRLTTARDRLTTAGDHSGPADHSAEHSSDRSGHSDPADRSSDHSSDHSSPTDHSGDPSSDHSNCSSDHCGHSSDLSSPSDHSNCSSDRSGHSSDPSSDPSSDHSNCSSDHCSPTDHSGHSSDRSGHSSPADRFSDPSVPWSDPSGPWSDPCGPWSDPADPWSDPSGPWSDPSGPWSDPSGRSGRSVPPLSAPRGVRPLSARGLGGQRNLASGHRGVGGHQMSPVVIRILLVVIRMSLVVSEVLVVIRMSPVVIRILLWSSGCRWWSSRCWWSSGCRWWSARGWWSAECRWWSAEPRQLVIRMSPVVSEVPVVIRTSLVVIEVLVVSGILPVVIGMVTVSGTLLVVIGILPVVIRMSPVVIRMSPVVSRTLPVVSRLWPVVIEVPAVAEVPAVSGVPPVVIEMSPVVIGLVIEVFPVVIEVFPVVIEVVLMVTKTSPVVIRMSPVVIEMSPVVIEVSPVVIRTSPVVIEMSPVVIGVSPVVIEMSPVVIGVSPVVIEMSPVVTRMSPVVIEVSPVVTRMSPLVIRTSPVVIEVSPVVIEVSPVVIEMSPVATRPPPVTTTPPPLTPPLTPAPPLPLPSCLDCAHHCVDCGKTFTKTPQKTPKKPPKNPKKPPKSPKAPSLPNTCGQCWQSFGQSSDLVKHLRIHTGERPYACGHCGKRFNVSSNLIRHRRIHTGERPYGCGDCGKSFTDKSTLSQHRRIHSGEKPYGCGVCGKSFSRSSHHKRHQRTHGTGGEVLPLWAC